TGGGAAAGAAACGCTCATCGCTCTCTATGTAATCTTCCACACTTTTGCTCATATATCTCCACTTTATTTGTTTTCAAAGCCCAGGTGTATATGGCTATTGAAAACAGCAACACGGCAGCAACGTCTAGAGGCATTCTAAATACATTCAATGGTGAAATCGGTAAGAAGTTGTTGTATACAAATGTTGAGTCTCCGAGCAGTGATATTACTGGCAATCCAACTAGGTATGTGATGTACCATGTGTTTTTCCTAAGCTCCGATGCTATAACCTTAATGTTTTTGACAAAGAGTGGATACAGTATGAGACTCGCTATAGCTACTACACTACCTGTTAATGTCCATGGCCAGCAAGCCCAGTATATGTATAGAGATCCTAGGAAGAATCCTAGAAATCCAAGCAATATTGAAACACCTCCACTATTTTTAACTGAGTATGATAGTGATGAGATTGCATATGGTATGAACTCAGCTATCATTGTTACCAATACTATGTTTGGAAAACTTGGGATTAGAATCATCATAATTGCTGTTAATGCTGATGAGAATATCAATGCATTGACTGGTGTTCCAAACTTTGGAGATACACGTGATAGTGGTTTCCAAAGCCTATTCTCACGAGCAAGAGCAAAAGCAACTCGTGCTTGAAGCAAAACCCAGTCACTGAAACATCCAGCAGTTGAAATAACGGCACCAGCAATAACTATTTCCGGTAGAAAAGCTATTCCCAAAGCTTTTGAAACATCTGCTAATGGTGATGAGAGATTTGCTAGCGAACTCCAATCTTTTTCAGCTATGCCGAGAGCACTCCATTTCACAGCTCCAATAAATGAAGACATTACAAGTAGATACACTATGGAAACTATAACCACGGTTAGCATAGCAGCTTTCATAATTATTTTCCTAGGCTCCTTAACCTCTTCACCAACAAGAACAAGACCCTCAAATCCTACAAACATCCAAAAGCCAAATGCTATCGCCAATCCAATACTTCCAATACCATATGGGGCTATGGGCTGGAAATTACCTGGACTCAAATTAGCTAAACCCATTGCTACAAATATTAGCAAAGGTATTATTTTGCCAACAGTAAGCACAAAGTTTAGACCAGCACCATATCTAACACCTATAATGTTAATCAATGTAACAATTGCTAGAATTGCTATAGCAAGTGCTATGCCAAGAGATGTTAGTGTTAATCCAATGACCAAGCCAGGTACAAAATATGACAGATATAGAATGAATCCATAGATTATTGGAGCAGTTCCTATGAAGCTACATGCATAGAAGCTTAGACCTGTTATGAAACCTGCTAAATCCCCTAGAGCCTCTCTAGCGAAGTAGTATATTGCTCCAGCTCTTGGATAAATCTCTCCCAGCTTCCCTATAACATATAGAAACAGAGCTGTTATGAAACCCAT
The DNA window shown above is from Ignisphaera cupida and carries:
- a CDS encoding APC family permease, whose translation is MGSSELRKELGLALLTAIGIGGVIGSGVFTMPGLVASVSGPLAIFAVLIMGFITALFLYVIGKLGEIYPRAGAIYYFAREALGDLAGFITGLSFYACSFIGTAPIIYGFILYLSYFVPGLVIGLTLTSLGIALAIAILAIVTLINIIGVRYGAGLNFVLTVGKIIPLLIFVAMGLANLSPGNFQPIAPYGIGSIGLAIAFGFWMFVGFEGLVLVGEEVKEPRKIIMKAAMLTVVIVSIVYLLVMSSFIGAVKWSALGIAEKDWSSLANLSSPLADVSKALGIAFLPEIVIAGAVISTAGCFSDWVLLQARVAFALARENRLWKPLSRVSPKFGTPVNALIFSSALTAIMMILIPSFPNIVLVTMIAEFIPYAISSLSYSVKNSGGVSILLGFLGFFLGSLYIYWACWPWTLTGSVVAIASLILYPLFVKNIKVIASELRKNTWYITYLVGLPVISLLGDSTFVYNNFLPISPLNVFRMPLDVAAVLLFSIAIYTWALKTNKVEIYEQKCGRLHRER